A genomic segment from Prosthecodimorpha staleyi encodes:
- a CDS encoding PDR/VanB family oxidoreductase, protein MAETIEWRAARLAAARDLTPDIRLFEIETDGAFVPPAPGCHINVAVQIGERADRRSYSVVGACQDGRYRIAVKRLPESRGGSAYMWSLSPGARLAVSTPGNHFALSPHRPDYLLVAGGIGITPIYTMALALQDAGVPFRVLYGARGRADLALADDLAERIGGRLECFVSDEGRRIGFAAEIERLAPGGELYVCGPIGMLEDAKLAWAASGRPVGGLRFETFGSSGRFATTGFTVRIPRLGREIEVPPNASILDALEAAGVEMISDCRRGECGLCALKILDKDGIVDHRDVFFSDEEKASDAKLCTCVSRMAGGSITVDTADRMAP, encoded by the coding sequence ATGGCCGAGACGATCGAATGGCGTGCGGCGCGCCTCGCCGCCGCGCGCGACCTGACGCCCGACATCCGCCTGTTCGAGATCGAGACCGACGGCGCCTTCGTGCCGCCGGCCCCGGGCTGCCACATCAATGTCGCGGTCCAGATCGGCGAGCGCGCCGACCGGCGCTCCTATTCGGTGGTCGGCGCCTGCCAGGACGGCCGCTACCGGATCGCCGTCAAGCGCCTCCCCGAGAGCCGCGGCGGCTCGGCCTATATGTGGAGCCTCTCGCCCGGCGCCCGGCTGGCGGTGTCGACGCCCGGCAACCACTTCGCCCTGTCGCCGCACCGGCCCGACTACCTGCTGGTCGCCGGCGGCATCGGCATCACGCCGATCTACACCATGGCGCTGGCGCTCCAGGACGCGGGCGTGCCGTTCCGCGTGCTCTACGGCGCGCGCGGCCGGGCCGACCTGGCGCTCGCCGACGATCTCGCCGAGCGGATCGGCGGCCGGCTGGAATGCTTCGTCTCCGACGAGGGCCGCCGGATCGGTTTCGCGGCCGAGATCGAGCGGCTGGCCCCGGGCGGCGAGCTCTATGTCTGCGGCCCGATCGGCATGCTGGAGGACGCCAAGCTCGCCTGGGCGGCGAGCGGGCGGCCGGTCGGCGGCCTGCGCTTCGAGACCTTCGGGTCGAGCGGGCGCTTCGCCACGACGGGCTTCACGGTGCGCATCCCGCGGCTCGGTCGCGAGATCGAGGTGCCACCGAACGCTTCCATACTGGACGCCCTGGAGGCCGCCGGGGTGGAGATGATCTCGGATTGCCGGCGCGGCGAATGCGGGCTCTGCGCGCTGAAGATCCTCGACAAGGACGGCATCGTCGACCATCGCGACGTGTTCTTCTCCGACGAGGAGAAGGCCAGCGACGCCAAGCTGTGCACCTGCGTCTCGCGCATGGCCGGCGGATCGATCACGGTCGACACGGCGGACAGGATGGCGCCATGA
- a CDS encoding aromatic ring-hydroxylating dioxygenase subunit alpha has product MTETKTFPLNAWYAAAWAHEVKRDLTARTVCSKDMVLYRKGDGTAVALEDACWHRLLPLSMGHLRGDEVVCGYHGLVFDAGGRCTYMPAQKTINPSACVRAFPVVERHRMIWVWPGDPALADPAKMPDFHWNDGTEWIGEGGTFYSMKCDYRLVIDNLMDLTHETYVHAGSIGDDAITATPFDVTHTDRSATLTRWMIDIEPPPFWEKQLGRPGSRVDRWQIITFQAPTIISGDVGVAVHGTGAPDGDRRQGVNGHFLAAITPETETTCHYHWNFVRTFHKDDAALTAALTKAHVNDGKGLYDQDFEVLEAQQKAIDRNPRMPFYNLNIDAGALWARRLIDHMIEAESPGSAFRPGVAAE; this is encoded by the coding sequence ATGACCGAGACCAAGACGTTCCCGTTGAATGCCTGGTACGCCGCCGCCTGGGCCCACGAGGTCAAACGCGACCTGACCGCCCGCACGGTCTGCAGCAAGGACATGGTGCTCTACCGCAAGGGCGACGGCACCGCGGTGGCGCTGGAGGATGCCTGCTGGCACCGCCTGCTGCCGCTCTCGATGGGCCATCTGCGCGGCGACGAGGTGGTCTGCGGCTATCACGGTCTGGTCTTCGACGCCGGCGGCCGCTGCACCTACATGCCGGCGCAGAAGACGATCAATCCGTCGGCCTGCGTGCGCGCCTTCCCGGTGGTCGAGCGCCACCGCATGATCTGGGTCTGGCCGGGCGATCCGGCGCTGGCCGACCCTGCCAAGATGCCCGATTTCCACTGGAACGACGGCACCGAATGGATCGGCGAAGGCGGCACCTTCTATTCGATGAAGTGCGACTACCGGCTGGTCATCGACAACCTGATGGACCTGACCCACGAGACCTATGTCCATGCCGGCTCGATCGGCGACGACGCCATCACGGCGACGCCGTTCGACGTGACCCACACGGACCGTTCCGCGACGCTGACCCGCTGGATGATCGACATCGAGCCGCCGCCCTTCTGGGAGAAGCAGCTCGGCCGGCCCGGCAGCCGCGTCGACCGCTGGCAGATCATCACCTTCCAGGCCCCGACCATCATCTCCGGCGATGTCGGCGTGGCCGTGCACGGCACCGGCGCGCCCGACGGCGACCGCCGGCAGGGCGTCAACGGCCATTTCCTGGCCGCCATCACGCCCGAGACCGAGACCACCTGCCATTATCACTGGAATTTCGTGCGCACCTTCCACAAGGACGATGCGGCCCTGACGGCGGCCCTCACCAAGGCCCATGTCAACGACGGCAAGGGGCTCTACGACCAGGATTTCGAGGTCCTGGAGGCGCAGCAGAAGGCGATCGACCGCAATCCGCGCATGCCCTTCTACAATCTCAACATCGATGCCGGCGCGCTTTGGGCGCGGCGCCTGATCGACCACATGATCGAGGCCGAAAGCCCCGGTTCGGCCTTCCGTCCCGGCGTGGCGGCGGAGTGA
- a CDS encoding branched-chain amino acid ABC transporter permease, whose protein sequence is MLTILFDGVAYGMLLFVLACGLAITLGLMNFVNLAHGAFAMAGGYVTAILINRWGLPFLATLPFAFLVPAAIGLVLERTLYVRLYHRNHLDQVLFSIGLVFMAVAAVDWTMGSQQQFVTLPSWLKGRVDILGVQVGLYRSFIIVVCSVLVVALQLVLAKTRFGSRLRAAVDDPRVARGLGINVSAIFAITFAFGSGLAGLGGALGAEILGLDPTFPLKFMIYFLIVVTVGGTTSLTGPFLASILLGVADVAGKYYVPSFGAFVIYSLMIVVLVLRPQGLFARAR, encoded by the coding sequence GTGCTGACCATCCTGTTCGACGGCGTCGCCTACGGCATGCTGCTCTTCGTGCTCGCCTGCGGGTTGGCGATCACGCTCGGGCTGATGAACTTCGTCAATCTCGCCCATGGCGCCTTCGCCATGGCGGGCGGCTACGTCACCGCGATCCTGATCAACCGCTGGGGCCTGCCCTTCCTGGCCACCCTGCCCTTCGCCTTCCTGGTACCCGCCGCGATCGGGCTGGTGCTGGAACGGACCCTCTATGTCCGCCTCTATCACCGCAACCACCTGGACCAGGTGCTGTTCTCGATCGGCCTGGTCTTCATGGCGGTGGCGGCGGTCGACTGGACGATGGGATCGCAGCAGCAATTCGTGACGCTGCCGTCCTGGCTGAAGGGCCGGGTCGACATTCTCGGCGTCCAGGTCGGCCTCTACCGCAGCTTCATCATCGTGGTCTGCAGCGTGCTGGTGGTCGCCCTCCAGCTGGTGTTGGCCAAGACCCGCTTCGGCAGCCGGCTGCGTGCGGCTGTGGACGATCCGCGCGTCGCCCGCGGCCTCGGCATCAACGTCTCGGCCATCTTCGCGATCACCTTCGCGTTCGGCTCCGGCCTCGCCGGCCTCGGCGGCGCGCTGGGGGCGGAGATCCTCGGCCTCGATCCGACCTTCCCGCTGAAATTCATGATCTACTTCCTGATCGTGGTCACCGTCGGCGGGACCACCAGCCTGACCGGGCCATTCCTGGCCTCGATCCTCCTCGGCGTCGCCGACGTGGCCGGCAAGTACTACGTGCCGAGCTTCGGCGCCTTCGTCATCTATTCGCTCATGATCGTGGTCCTGGTCCTGCGCCCGCAGGGTCTGTTCGCCCGCGCCCGCTGA
- a CDS encoding GntR family transcriptional regulator, whose product MTRAAIPAVEKSPSQTLKAQLLLRDLIVQGELRPGERVSELQMVDRLGMSRTPIRAALVRLEQEDLLEALPSGGFAVKAFSERDFAEAIEIRGTLEGLAARLAAERGVRPAQLREARALLAELDTVVRRETIEIDVSLYVELNARFHALVIAMAGSTALARQIERASALPFASPSALVPVQTRSPESHHILTIAQDQHRCVIAAIEHREGSRAEAIMREHARIAHRNLERAFADQRNLALVPGAALIRRAEA is encoded by the coding sequence ATGACCCGTGCCGCGATCCCGGCCGTCGAAAAGTCGCCGTCGCAGACGCTGAAGGCGCAGCTTCTGCTGCGCGATCTGATCGTGCAGGGCGAGTTGCGGCCGGGCGAGCGCGTGTCCGAACTGCAGATGGTCGACCGGCTGGGCATGTCGCGCACCCCGATCCGGGCCGCGCTGGTGCGCCTCGAACAGGAGGACCTGCTCGAGGCCCTGCCGTCGGGCGGCTTCGCCGTGAAGGCCTTCTCGGAGCGCGACTTCGCCGAGGCGATCGAGATCCGCGGCACGCTCGAGGGGCTGGCGGCACGGCTGGCCGCCGAACGCGGCGTGCGTCCGGCGCAGCTGCGCGAGGCAAGGGCCCTGCTGGCCGAACTCGATACCGTGGTCCGGCGCGAGACGATCGAGATCGACGTGTCGCTCTATGTCGAACTCAATGCCCGCTTCCATGCCCTGGTCATCGCCATGGCGGGCAGCACCGCGCTGGCGCGGCAGATCGAGCGAGCGAGCGCGCTGCCCTTCGCCTCGCCGAGCGCCCTGGTGCCGGTGCAGACCCGATCGCCGGAATCCCACCATATCCTGACCATCGCGCAGGACCAGCACCGCTGCGTCATCGCGGCGATCGAACATCGCGAGGGCAGCCGGGCGGAGGCGATCATGCGCGAGCATGCGCGCATCGCCCACCGCAATCTCGAACGCGCCTTCGCCGACCAGCGCAACCTTGCGCTCGTCCCGGGCGCCGCGCTGATCCGGAGGGCGGAGGCCTAG
- a CDS encoding ABC transporter substrate-binding protein: MHRRTLLALAAGLAAAGLAGTTPGARAQETFKIGLILPMTGASASTGRQIEAAVKLYIAQNGDTVAGRKVQLIVKDDTGVADVTKRLAQELIVNEKVGAVAGFGLTPLALSVAPLATQAKVPQVVMAAATATITEASPFIVRTSFTLPQATQPMAEWASANGMKKVVTLVTDYGPGIDAEKTFTATFTKAGGTVENLRVPLANPDFSPFLQKVADAKPDALFVFVPSGYGAQFMRQFTERGLDKSGIKLIGTGDVTDDDLLNGMGDAALGVVTSHHYSAVHDSAENKAFVAAFKKTAGFRPNFMGVGGYDGMHVIYEGLKKTNGAGGEALVNAIKGMAWTSVRGPVSIDPQTRDIIQNVYIRKVEKVDGELYNVEFATIPNVKDPVKAAKAN, translated from the coding sequence ATGCACCGCAGAACCCTTTTGGCGCTCGCCGCCGGTCTCGCCGCCGCCGGCCTCGCCGGCACCACGCCCGGCGCCCGGGCGCAGGAGACGTTCAAGATCGGCCTGATCCTGCCGATGACCGGCGCCTCGGCCTCGACCGGCCGGCAGATCGAAGCCGCAGTGAAGCTCTACATCGCCCAGAACGGCGACACCGTCGCCGGCCGCAAGGTGCAGCTGATCGTCAAGGACGATACCGGCGTCGCCGACGTGACCAAGCGCCTCGCGCAGGAGCTGATCGTCAACGAAAAGGTCGGTGCCGTCGCCGGTTTCGGCCTGACCCCGCTCGCCCTCTCGGTCGCCCCGCTCGCCACCCAGGCCAAGGTGCCGCAGGTCGTCATGGCCGCCGCCACCGCAACCATCACCGAGGCCTCGCCGTTCATCGTCCGCACCAGCTTCACGCTGCCGCAGGCGACCCAGCCGATGGCCGAATGGGCCTCGGCCAACGGCATGAAGAAGGTCGTCACGCTGGTCACCGACTACGGTCCGGGCATCGACGCCGAGAAGACCTTCACGGCGACCTTCACCAAGGCCGGCGGCACGGTCGAGAACCTGCGCGTCCCGCTCGCCAATCCGGACTTCTCGCCCTTCCTGCAGAAGGTCGCCGACGCCAAGCCGGATGCCCTGTTCGTGTTCGTGCCGTCGGGCTACGGCGCGCAGTTCATGCGCCAGTTCACCGAACGCGGCCTCGACAAGAGCGGCATCAAGCTGATCGGCACCGGCGACGTGACCGACGACGATCTCCTCAACGGCATGGGCGACGCCGCGCTCGGCGTGGTCACCTCACACCACTATTCGGCCGTCCACGACAGTGCCGAGAACAAGGCCTTCGTCGCCGCCTTCAAGAAGACGGCCGGTTTCCGCCCGAACTTCATGGGCGTCGGCGGCTATGACGGCATGCATGTGATCTACGAGGGCCTGAAGAAGACCAACGGCGCCGGCGGCGAGGCCCTGGTCAACGCCATCAAGGGCATGGCCTGGACCAGCGTGCGCGGCCCGGTCTCGATCGACCCGCAGACCCGCGACATCATCCAGAACGTCTATATCCGCAAGGTCGAGAAGGTCGACGGCGAACTCTACAATGTCGAGTTCGCGACCATCCCGAACGTCAAGGATCCGGTCAAGGCCGCCAAGGCCAACTGA
- a CDS encoding ABC transporter substrate-binding protein: protein MHRRTLLKTGVAALAVGLAAMPAHSQETVKIGLILPLTGPFASTGRQIDAAVKLYMAQNGDTVAGKKLQLIVKDDTGVADVTKRMAQELIVNEKVSVLAGFGLTPLALATAPLATQSKTPQVVMAAATSIITEASPFVVRTSFTAAQATVPLAEWAAKNEIKKVVSIVSDYGPGIDVEKSFSETFTKAGGTIENLRVPLANPDFAPFLQKVADAKPDALLAFVPSGVGAQFMRQFVERGLDKSGIKLIAEGSVTDDDLLNGVGDVALGVVTSHHYSAAHDSAENKAFVEAFKKAAGFRPNFMAMGGYDGMHLIYEGLKKTNGAGGEALVTAMKGMSWTSPRGPVSIDPQTRDIVQNIYVRKVARVNGELYNVEFATTPNVKDPVKAAKAN from the coding sequence ATGCACAGACGGACCCTGCTCAAGACCGGCGTGGCCGCCCTCGCGGTCGGCCTCGCCGCCATGCCGGCGCACTCGCAAGAGACCGTGAAGATCGGCCTGATCCTGCCGCTGACCGGTCCCTTCGCTTCGACCGGGCGCCAGATCGACGCCGCGGTCAAGCTCTACATGGCGCAGAACGGCGATACCGTCGCCGGCAAGAAGCTGCAGCTGATCGTCAAGGACGACACCGGCGTCGCCGACGTGACCAAGCGCATGGCGCAAGAACTGATCGTCAACGAGAAGGTCTCGGTGCTGGCGGGCTTCGGCCTGACGCCGCTGGCGCTCGCCACCGCCCCGCTGGCGACCCAGTCGAAGACCCCGCAGGTGGTCATGGCGGCCGCGACCTCGATCATCACCGAGGCCTCGCCCTTCGTGGTGCGCACCAGCTTCACCGCCGCGCAGGCGACCGTGCCGCTGGCCGAATGGGCGGCCAAGAACGAGATCAAGAAGGTGGTCTCGATCGTCTCCGACTACGGCCCCGGCATCGATGTCGAGAAGTCCTTCTCGGAGACCTTCACCAAGGCCGGCGGCACCATCGAGAACCTGCGCGTGCCGCTCGCCAATCCGGACTTCGCGCCCTTCCTGCAGAAGGTCGCCGATGCCAAGCCGGATGCTCTGCTGGCCTTCGTGCCGTCCGGCGTCGGCGCCCAGTTCATGCGCCAGTTCGTCGAACGCGGCCTGGACAAGAGCGGCATCAAGCTGATCGCCGAGGGCAGCGTCACCGACGACGATCTCCTCAACGGCGTCGGCGACGTGGCGCTCGGCGTGGTCACCTCGCACCACTATTCGGCGGCGCATGACAGCGCCGAGAACAAGGCCTTCGTCGAGGCCTTCAAGAAGGCGGCTGGGTTCCGCCCGAACTTCATGGCCATGGGCGGCTATGACGGCATGCACCTGATCTACGAGGGCCTCAAGAAGACCAACGGCGCCGGCGGCGAGGCCCTGGTGACTGCCATGAAGGGCATGAGCTGGACGAGCCCGCGCGGCCCGGTCTCGATCGATCCGCAGACGCGCGACATCGTCCAGAACATCTATGTCCGCAAGGTCGCCCGCGTGAACGGCGAGCTCTACAACGTCGAATTCGCCACCACGCCGAACGTCAAGGACCCGGTCAAGGCCGCCAAGGCCAACTGA
- a CDS encoding class III extradiol dioxygenase family protein, whose amino-acid sequence MAKLIGGLGTSHVPSIAAAIDKGLAGTDAWKPFFDGYVPAKEWIARAKPDIAVVIFNDHGNSFFLDRVPTFAVGCAEEYRPVDEGWGPRPIPPFEGAADFSWHLIDTLVDNRFDPMICQEIEVDHGLQVPMELFFGRPEAWPVRVVPIFVNVIQYPIPLPSRCYEMGRVLRQAIESWPGDERVVVIGTGGLSHQLQGSRAGFVNPEADRAFLKDIATDPDRLAAMSRERYVEMFGSEGAELMMWLVMRGAMDRDVVVRHTHYFVPASMTGAGMILMENAATAEAADPEAQAA is encoded by the coding sequence ATGGCCAAGCTGATCGGAGGTCTCGGCACCTCGCATGTGCCCTCGATCGCCGCCGCGATCGACAAGGGCCTGGCCGGCACGGACGCCTGGAAGCCGTTCTTCGACGGCTATGTTCCGGCCAAGGAGTGGATCGCCCGCGCCAAGCCCGACATCGCTGTGGTGATCTTCAACGATCACGGCAATTCGTTCTTTCTCGACCGCGTGCCGACCTTCGCGGTCGGCTGCGCGGAGGAATACCGCCCGGTCGACGAGGGCTGGGGACCGCGCCCGATCCCGCCCTTCGAGGGCGCGGCCGATTTCTCCTGGCACCTGATCGACACGCTGGTCGACAATCGCTTCGACCCGATGATCTGCCAGGAGATCGAGGTCGATCACGGCCTGCAGGTGCCGATGGAGCTGTTCTTCGGCCGCCCCGAGGCCTGGCCGGTCCGGGTGGTGCCGATCTTCGTCAACGTGATCCAGTACCCGATCCCGCTGCCGAGCCGCTGCTACGAGATGGGCCGCGTGCTGCGCCAGGCGATCGAGTCCTGGCCGGGCGACGAGCGCGTCGTGGTGATCGGCACCGGCGGCCTGTCGCACCAGCTGCAGGGCTCGCGCGCCGGCTTCGTCAATCCGGAGGCGGACCGGGCCTTCCTGAAGGACATCGCGACCGATCCGGACCGGCTCGCCGCCATGTCGCGCGAGCGCTACGTCGAGATGTTCGGCAGCGAAGGCGCCGAGCTGATGATGTGGCTGGTCATGCGCGGCGCGATGGACCGCGACGTGGTCGTCCGCCACACCCACTATTTCGTGCCGGCCTCGATGACCGGCGCCGGCATGATCCTGATGGAGAATGCCGCCACGGCCGAGGCTGCCGACCCGGAGGCGCAGGCCGCATGA
- a CDS encoding branched-chain amino acid ABC transporter permease translates to MSHASADSFVQSGIVARTLARRGRWRVPEILFWLAALASIWLLPDRHLILNEIAIIGLFAVSLDLILGYAGIVSLGHAAFFGLGAYTAGLIAKHFALDPVIGLVGAAATAAALGWVTSFLVLRGADLTRLMVTLGVALILAEVANQMAWLTGGADGLQGVIMPAILGRFEFDIFGTTAYVYSLVVTFVLFVIARRIVVSPFGLSLRAIRDNSLRARAVGIPVNARLIAVYTLSAAYAGVAGALLAQTTQFVSLDVIAFHRSADVLLVLVIGGTGYLYGGLVGAVVFKLLQDMLASITPQYWLFWIGLILIILVLADRDRLTARLTAAWRARATGPAGGAGPAGGPHATPASGER, encoded by the coding sequence ATGTCGCACGCCTCCGCCGACAGCTTCGTCCAGAGCGGCATCGTCGCCCGCACCCTCGCCCGGCGCGGCCGCTGGCGGGTGCCGGAGATCCTGTTCTGGCTCGCCGCGCTCGCCTCGATCTGGCTCCTGCCGGACCGGCACCTGATCCTGAACGAGATCGCCATCATCGGCCTGTTCGCCGTCTCGCTCGACCTGATCCTCGGCTATGCCGGCATCGTCTCGCTCGGCCATGCCGCCTTCTTCGGGCTCGGCGCCTACACGGCCGGGCTGATCGCCAAGCATTTCGCGCTCGACCCCGTGATCGGGCTCGTCGGCGCGGCCGCGACCGCCGCGGCGCTCGGCTGGGTGACCAGCTTCCTGGTGCTGCGCGGTGCGGATCTGACCCGCCTGATGGTCACCCTCGGCGTGGCCCTGATCCTCGCGGAGGTCGCCAACCAGATGGCCTGGCTGACCGGCGGCGCCGACGGCCTGCAGGGCGTGATCATGCCGGCGATCCTCGGCCGCTTCGAGTTCGACATCTTCGGCACCACCGCCTATGTCTACAGCCTCGTCGTGACCTTCGTGCTGTTCGTGATCGCACGGCGCATCGTGGTCTCGCCCTTCGGGCTGTCGCTGCGCGCCATCCGCGACAATTCATTGAGGGCACGGGCGGTCGGCATCCCGGTCAATGCCCGGCTGATCGCGGTCTACACGCTGTCGGCCGCCTATGCGGGCGTGGCCGGCGCGCTGCTCGCCCAGACGACCCAGTTCGTCTCGCTCGACGTGATCGCCTTCCACCGCTCCGCCGACGTGCTCCTCGTGCTGGTCATCGGCGGCACCGGCTATCTCTACGGCGGGCTGGTCGGCGCGGTCGTCTTCAAGCTCCTGCAGGACATGCTCGCCAGCATCACGCCGCAATACTGGCTGTTCTGGATCGGCCTGATCCTGATCATCCTGGTCCTGGCCGACCGAGACCGCCTGACCGCCCGGCTCACCGCCGCCTGGCGCGCCCGCGCGACCGGGCCCGCCGGCGGGGCCGGACCCGCCGGCGGACCCCACGCCACCCCCGCCTCCGGAGAGCGCTGA
- a CDS encoding YciI family protein, whose product MTTTFWLMVCRHRPGLDALRAAHRDAHRAHVASGGGGLARVLVGSATTDEDGASPTGNFGILEAASREAAQAFAAADPYALAGLVETIEITPLSAQFQAHRIDPMTPRAA is encoded by the coding sequence ATGACCACGACCTTCTGGCTGATGGTCTGCCGGCACCGGCCCGGCCTGGACGCGCTCCGCGCCGCCCATCGCGATGCGCACCGCGCCCATGTCGCCTCGGGCGGCGGCGGGCTCGCCCGCGTGCTGGTCGGCAGCGCCACGACGGACGAGGACGGCGCCAGCCCGACCGGCAATTTCGGCATCCTGGAGGCCGCCTCGCGCGAGGCCGCGCAGGCCTTCGCGGCAGCCGATCCCTATGCCCTGGCGGGCCTCGTCGAGACGATCGAGATCACGCCGCTCTCAGCGCAGTTCCAGGCGCATCGGATCGATCCGATGACGCCGCGCGCCGCCTGA
- a CDS encoding alpha/beta fold hydrolase: MQIVLLPGLLCDASMWSGQIAALQPHADVAVADFSQLDSIGAMAEAALALKDGPIVAVGHSMGGRVALEMVRRAPERIARLVLLDTGARPRREGEEAIRQVLVDLADRDGMAALAERWLPPMVHEDRTADATLMAPLTAMVLRATPEQHRRQIRALLDRPDALPHLGAIGCPTLVMVGRQDRWSPLAQNQEIAAAIPGAELVVIEDSGHMTPAEQPAQVTAALLRFLGLPETPADTIPAVPLFDRARSRRGYRINKMAMGLSKADNRAAFLAGEEAYLDRFGLSAEEKRAVMARDWREMVRLGGNLFFILKISAVDPVRITEIGAHQAGMDHDTFLRERLGKR, from the coding sequence GTGCAGATCGTCCTTCTACCGGGCCTTCTCTGTGACGCGAGCATGTGGAGCGGCCAGATCGCGGCGCTTCAGCCCCATGCCGACGTCGCGGTGGCCGATTTCTCGCAGCTGGACTCGATCGGCGCCATGGCCGAGGCGGCGCTGGCGCTCAAGGACGGACCGATCGTCGCGGTCGGCCATTCCATGGGCGGGCGGGTCGCACTGGAGATGGTGCGCCGGGCGCCGGAGCGGATCGCCCGGCTGGTCCTGCTCGATACCGGTGCGCGGCCGCGCCGCGAGGGCGAGGAGGCGATCAGGCAGGTGCTGGTCGATCTCGCCGACCGCGACGGCATGGCGGCGCTGGCCGAGCGCTGGCTGCCGCCGATGGTGCACGAGGACCGCACCGCCGATGCCACACTGATGGCGCCGCTCACCGCCATGGTGCTGCGCGCCACGCCGGAGCAGCATCGGCGCCAGATCCGCGCCTTGCTCGACCGGCCCGACGCGCTGCCGCATTTGGGCGCCATCGGCTGCCCGACCCTGGTCATGGTCGGCCGGCAGGACCGCTGGAGCCCGCTCGCCCAGAACCAGGAGATCGCCGCCGCGATCCCGGGCGCCGAACTGGTCGTCATCGAGGACAGCGGCCACATGACCCCGGCCGAGCAGCCCGCGCAGGTAACCGCCGCCCTACTCCGGTTCCTGGGCCTGCCTGAGACGCCTGCCGACACCATCCCGGCCGTGCCGCTGTTCGACCGCGCCCGCTCGCGGCGCGGCTACCGCATCAACAAGATGGCGATGGGGCTGTCGAAGGCCGACAACCGCGCCGCCTTCCTGGCCGGCGAGGAGGCCTATCTGGACCGCTTCGGCCTCTCCGCCGAGGAGAAGCGGGCGGTCATGGCGCGCGACTGGCGCGAGATGGTCCGCCTCGGCGGCAACCTCTTCTTCATTCTCAAGATTTCCGCCGTGGACCCGGTCCGCATCACCGAGATCGGGGCGCATCAGGCCGGCATGGACCACGACACGTTCCTGCGCGAGCGACTGGGGAAGCGATAA